TGTTGCGCGCAGGCGGCGTTGTCGATGGTTCGGCTGCTGCTGAACTCATCTTGCGCGAGTATCAGACGGGAATGCTTGGCAGGATATCCTTGGAGTTTGCCGGTGATCATGGCGAGAGCCGCGGGGAAGTTTCCAACCCTGAAGCGGCAGGAGAAGTGGAAGGTGTTATCGAATAAAGTCTTGAATCATTTCCGATGGTTTGATTCTAACGATAGATGCAATGAGAAAAGGTTGATGGTTTAATGGTTCATGATCGATTGCAAATACCGATTGCGAAAATTCGTCAACAACTGACAACCATGCATGCGGGTAAAACTTGGGATCGTTCGTTTATCGAACAATTAGAAGTGGATTCACGGGAAAGTGTGCGAAAACTTGCGGCCACTTTTAAAAAGCGAATGGACAAGCAAGAACAGGAATATGCTCGAATTTCCGGTATGATCCAATTCGACCAATCCTATCGCGAATCACATGGTTCGCATGTAGCGGGAATCGACGAAGCAGGGCGAGGGTGTCTCGCCGGTCCGGTAGTTGCGGCTGCCGTTATTTTGCCGGTTGGGATTTATATTGATGGGCTGAATGATTCTAAGCAGATGTCGCCGCTTCTGCGCGAGTCTGTCTATGATGAGATACTTGCACACGCGGTTTCATATGGCATTGGAATTGTTTCTGCCGACGATATTGATGCATATAACATTTTGCAAGCGACATATGAAGCGATGCGACAGGCGATCGGACAACTGTCTGTGGTGCCTGACGTATTGTTGAATGATGCGGTGCAGATTCCTGAAGTATCAATACAACAGATTTCCATTTTGCAAGGGGATGCAAAAAGTTTTTCCATTGCTGCGGCATCGGTGCTGGCCAAAGTTACAAGAGACCGTTTGATGCGGGAATACAGCATCCAATATCCGGAATATGGTTTTTCCAAACATGTGGGTTATGGCACAAGTGAACACATCGCCGCATTGCGAACATATGGTCCTTGTCCCATTCATCGACTGACATTTGCCAAAGTGACAGAGTGATTTCGCCTATAAGTGCGTATTCAAAAAGTGGTGAAGTAGGGTTTTGTCTACTTTATGAACATCCTCTATAAATTGAAGGGATGATCCATATAAAAAATAAACGATCGTTCGGCAAATTGGGTGAAACAATCGCTAAGAATTATTTGGAGAACAAGGGATATCAAATTCTTTCTGTCAATTGGCGATGTAAAATAGGGGAAATTGATCTGATTGCTTGCCAGGATCGTTATTTGGTCTTTGTAGAAGTGAAATCACGTACATCGACTCGTTTTGGATCCCCCGCAGAAGCTGTCGATGTTCATAAACAGGGGCGAATTCGAAAGCTTGCAGAGTGGTATTTGGCGGAAAATAGCCAGATTCGATTTGATTCGCTTCGTTTCGATGTTATCGGGATTCAGATGCATAACGGTAGTACGCAGATCCGGCATTATGAAGGTGCGTTTTAGTTCAAAAGATGGAATCAGACATTTGAAAATGGAATCAGACATTTGAAAAAGGGGATTGCTTATGGTATGGATCGTGGGTGTCGTTGCTTTGCTCATCGGACTGGGACTTGGTTTTGCAGGCGGTGTATGGTTTTTAAAACGGCAATTGACAAATATGCAGTTTGATGACAAGCAAATTGCGCAAATGGCAAAACGGATGGGAATGAACTTGAATCCAAAGCAATTGCAGCAAGTCAGCAAACAAATGAAAAACATGAAATTTAAATAGATGATTCGGTAAAAAGGTAAAAGAGGCTGTGGTGTACCTATCATATACAACGCAGCCTCTTTTTATGGACAGCGTTATAAAACGTTGTTGAAACGTATCATGCCATATTTTCAAAGCGTTTGAATCAGCTTTAAAATTTAGGAATGCGAAATCGGCTGATCATCAGAACCGATAAGCAAATCGCGACAATCGGGTAAGCGAAGTTGATAAAACTTAATGCGGCAATCACTGTTCCGGCAAATGTTATAGGAATGCCCTCGAAATATCCGTGAGTAGGTTTTGTATTAAAACGAGCCAATCGCAATGCCCCGCAAACAGGAAATAAAATTAATGCGAGTGTTGTCAAGATTCCCGGACCGTTTTGTGTATGGATGATAAGGGCAGGCGCAACTCCGAAACTTACCAAATCCGCCAAGGAATCAAGCTCCACTCCGAACTCGCTGTTTAATTTTAGACGGCGTGCAATTTTTCCGTCGAAATAATCGCAAATCACTGCGAACAGGATCAATACGGCAGCAGATACGTATAAATTATTCATCGTGAAGGTGATTGCAAATACTCCACAGACCAAATTGCCTAATGTAAACAAATGGGGGATGGATCGAATCATAAGTGCTCCCTTCAAAAAAAGGTGAATTTCTTCCACTGTAATCCATGCTAGTACTTGAAACTTTTTCCGTCAAGAGTGCAAAATATGCAATTTTCTTTAAGCAGTGTTCAAAAAGTGGGTATCTTTTTGAACGTCCTCTAAACGTATAGTAATGGCAGTGACGCGGAATCTGTATATTGCAGGCTTTCTGCCACGTCCTTCATTTCAATCGTGTTCCGCTCCGCCAGATCCGCAATGGTGCGCGCGACCCGGATGACTTGCTCCCGGCTGCGAGCACTTAACTTTCTTAGTATAGTCGTTTGTTCCCATAAATCAAGTGCATTTGCGGCAATTGGCCAGTCTGACAGGGATTCTGGGCCTGTCATGGCATTGGTAAAACCATCCGAATTGCGTTTTGTCTGAATTTCGAAGGCCTGTTCGACACGCTTGCGGACGGTCGCTGACGATTCCCCGGAGGATGACGAATCAATGGGAGAGTCGAGTTGGCCTGTCGTTCCCAATTCTGGTGTCATCCATATATACATATGGAAGCGATCGAGCAAAGGACCGGAGATGCGGGATTGGTATCGTTTGATTTGCTGCAGCGAACATCGACAAAGATTGGCAGATTGGTAAAATCCGCATGGACATGGATTCATGGCAGCCAATAATTGAAACATGGAAGGCAACGTATATTGGTAGCGTGCTCTGGAAATGGTAATGGTTCCGTTTTCCAGAGGCTGCCGCAAATGATCAAGAGTGGATTTGGGGAATTCGGGCAGTTCATCGAGAAATAAAACTCCGTGATGCGCAAGCGTGATTTCACCCGGTTGCGGCGGAACTCCTCCGCCTACCAATCCGGCAATCGAGATGGAATGATGAGGCGCGCGAAACGGACGCTCCCTAAGCATGCGTTGGGAACGAATTTGCGGGAGTGCGACACTATACAATTGATTGACGTGTAACGCTTCCTGATTTGTCAATTTCGGCAATATTCCTCGAATCCGATTGGCAATCATTGATTTCCCGCATCCGGGCGGACCGATTAACAGCAGATTATGTCCGCCTGCCGCGGAAATTTCCAATGCCCGCTTTGCGAGAACTTGTCCGCGCACATCCTGCAAATCCATTTTGATGGGAATGTCATCGTCTTTCAACGGTTCCAGCACCCTTGAGTTGATTTTTATCTGCTGTTTTCCGGACATATGATTCGCCAGTTCTGCCAAGGATGTTACGGGCACCAATTCAATCGTATCCAAATATGTTTGAAACATTTCCAGTTCGACAATGGAATCGGTACTGATCGCCAATTTTCGAATCCCCGCCTGGATCGCTGCGATGGTCTGCGGCAGACTTCCGTGAGTTTTTCGCGTCGTACCATCCAATGATAATTCGCCGATAATAGCCATTTGCTCCGTTTGTTGTGGAATTTGTCCTGTAGCGACTAAAATGCCTATGGCAATGGCCAAGTCGAGGCACGATCCCTCTTTTTTGTTGTCAGCCGGAGCCAGGTTGACTGTGATTCTCTGCATGGGAAAATCATATCCGCTGTTGAGGATGGCCGCACGCACCCGATCTTTTGATTCGCGTACAGAGGAGTCGGGAAGTCCGACGATGCTGAACATTGGCAATCCCGGATGTACATCCACTTCCACATTGACGAGCAATCCATCAACGCCGTCTAGAGTGATTCCTAACGTTTGGGTAAACAACAGTGAAGAGCCTCCTGTCCAAAGATTAAAAAACAATAAAAAACAATGCGTGGAAAAAATACTGAGCGGATTTATATAGTTTTTTAAAAACAACGGGCAAACGGTCTGCACATCCCGGAATGGCCGAATTGAAAGCATATGTGAGTGCAGGATGAAAAAACAGGGAGTAAGAGAAATATCAAGTTAGAAAAGAAAGGTAAAAAGTCAAAGGAAACGAGGATATTAAATCACAGGAAACATGGAATCGCAATTTTATAGCCGTTAAATAATAAAATGAATGAAATAATCATACCATAATACAGAAAATTTTGGAAGGCATCGTAATGCCTGATGATTTGTTTTTCGAAAAAGAAAAGCGTATTTTAATAATGGGTGTGAAGTTTGAATGAATCATATGGAATGGATGGCTATTTCTAACTCTTTGCAAACATTCGCAGAGGATATTCAAAATTTTAGTTTTGAACAGACTCGAATAGGAGGGAGTACATGGAGAAGGAGCAGCAACGGAACTTTGTCATCCAAAAGGTAGCGGATGAATTTGATTTGGAGTATGAGTTTGTCAACCGCGTCCTTGCAAAAATGGAATCGGAGTCAGACACTCATTCCTATGGACATCAAACAATCACGAGTTTAGTAACAAAAATTCTTGATTTGTTGGATCAAGATGAATAACATTGTAATGGTTAGCAGGAATATGTGAAAAAAAAGCGAAATACTATTGTTGGTTGTCACAGTATTGTTGTAAACCGTTAGACTGATCTTTAATGTAGGGAGGATCATGCATGAATATCCATGAGTATCAAGGCAAACAGGTCTTGAAACAGTATGGTGTTGCGGTTCCGGAAGGGAACGTTGCGTTTACTGTGGAAGAGGCTGTGGAAGCAGCGAAAGCATTAGGGGGCAAAGCGGTTGTAAAAGCGCAGATTCACGCTGGCGGCCGTGGAAAAGCAGGCGGTGTCAAACTTGCCCGTTCCCTTGATGAAGTAAAACAATATGCGGAACAATTGCTTGGCATGACGCTTGTTACACACCAGACAGGCCCGGAAGGAAAAGTTGTCAAACGTCTGCTTGTCGAGCAATTGTCCGACATCAAGAAAGAATATTACATAGGGTTAGTTGTAGACCGTAAAACACAACGTGTTGTCATGATGGCATCTGAAGAAGGCGGTACGGAGATTGAGGAAGTTGCCGCAAATACACCGGAGAAAATTTTCCGCGAAGTCATCGATCCGGCAGCAGGGTTGTTGCCTTTCCAGGCCCGCAAGCTTGCATATGCAATCAACATTCCAAATGAGTTGGTCAATAAAGCCGTGAAGTTTATGACTGCACTTTATCGTGCATTTGTCGATAAAGATTGCTCCATTGCGGAAATCAACCCATTGGTTGTTACAGGCGACGGAAATGTGCTGGCGTTGGATGCGAAATTAAACTTTGATTCCAATGCATTGTATCGCCACTCGGATATTCTCGAATTGCGGGATTTGGATGAAGAAGATGCAAAAGAAATCGAAGCATCCAAGTTCGGACTTTCGTACATAGCGCTCGAAGGCAACATCGGCTGTATGGTAAACGGCGCCGGCCTTGCCATGGCAACAATGGACACGATCAAATATTTTGGCGGGCAACCGGCGAACTTCCTCGATGTCGGCGGTGGAGCGACGACAGAAAAGGTTACGGAAGCATTTAAAATCATTCTTTCCGATCCAAACGTAAAAGGCATTCTCGTCAATATATTCGGTGGTATCATGAAATGTGATGTAATCGCGAATGGCGTTGTTGAAGCTGCGAAACAAGTAGGTCTCGATCGTCCGCTGGTCGTTCGCCTCGAAGGTACGAACGTCGATTTGGGCAAGAAAATCTTGAATGAATCCGGCCTCAATATCGTGGCTGCAGAATCACTCGCAGATGCTGCGAAACGCATCGTAGAGCTCGTGAAGTAATCGGAACGGGAGGAAAAGCCATGAGTATTCTAATTAATAAAGATACAAAAGTTATTACGCAAGGAATCACCGGATCCACCGGTTTGTTCCATACAAAGCAAGCAGTCGAGTACGGTACAAAGATGGTTGGCGGCGTCACACCGGGTAAAGGTGGAACAGAGGTCGAGGGAATTCCTGTATTCAACACGGTTGAAGAAGCCGTGCAAGCGACAGGAGCAACTGTATCGGTCATTTACGTGCCGCCGGCATTTGCAGCGGATTCTATAATGGAAGCTGTCGATGCAGAGCTTGATTTGGTGATCTGTATTACGGAAGGCATTCCGGTTATGGATATGGTGAAAGTTCGAAAGTATATGGAAGGCAAGAAAACTCGCCTGATCGGTCCCAACTGTCCGGGTGTCATTACGCCCGGCGAATGTAAAATCGGAATTATGCCAGGATATATCCATCAACCTGGGCATGTGGGAGTCGTATCCCGCAGCGGCACGCTTACATACGAAGCGGTACATCAATTGACTACGAGCGGCATCGGCCAATCCACCGCTGTCGGCATCGGCGGCGACCCGGTGAACGGCACCAATTTTATCGACGTATTGAAGTTGTACAACGAAGATCCGGATACGTATGCAGTTATCATGATCGGTGAAATCGGCGGTACGGCAGAAGAAGAAGCGGCTGAATGGATTCGCGACAACATGACGAAGCCGGTTGTCGGATTTATCGCCGGTGCTACAGCGCCTCCGGGAAAACGCATGGGACATGCCGGAGCCATTATCAGCGGCGGAAAAGGTACTGCAGCAGAGAAAATTGCCGCAATGGAAAGCTGCGGCATTCGCGTTGCGCCAACTCCTTCCGAAATGGGATCCACACTGGTGCAAGTGCTTCAGGAGCGCGGGTTATTGGAAAAATGCAAAACAAAATAATTGCGTTTTGTATTATGCAACAACATACGATGGCAATGAAATGGGAAACAGCCTGATCCAAGTGATCAGGCTGTTTTTTTATACTATTGAAAAATGAATGAGCAAAGGAGAGTAAAAAAGTGAGTGAGCGTCAAAGTATATTATGTATGAGTCATATTCGCGGACTCGGTTCCAAACGTATTGCGTCGATTTTAAAGCACTTGGGCGCAAAGGGATGGTGGAGTTGCACATATCAGGATCTGCTTGCAATACCGGGGATCGGCGAAGAGTTTGCGCGAACCATTATTTGCAAGCGGGACTCTCTCGACCCGATAAAGATTGAACAATCATTGCGAACACAAGGCATTCATTTTCTGCTCCCGTCTGACAGGGGATATCCGGCAGCATTCCATGCTTTGCCGGAATCTCCATCCTACGTATTTGTGAAAGGAGAGATATTGGAACAAGACCGGATGGCAATCGCGATCGTGGGTACGAGAAAGCCTACCTACTACGGTTTGAAAGCGGCGCAATATTTGGGACAGCAAGCAGCAGAATCCGGGATTGCCGTTATTTCGGGTCTCGCCCGCGGGATCGACCGCATGGCACATGAAGCAGCGCTTGCGAATAAAGGGAGAACAATCGCGGTTTTGGCGCATGGATTGGATCAGATCTATCCAAGCGAACACGCCAAGCTGGCTGACAAAATCATGGAAAACGGTGCGCTGTTGTCTGAATTTCCGCCGGGGATGCCTGCCCGCCCGCAACATTTTACGGCAAGAAATCGTTGGATCAGCGGACTTTCCCTGTGCACGATCGTTGTAGAAGCAGGTGCAAAAAGCGGTGCGTTGATTACCGCTCAATTCGCTTTGGAGCAAGGGAAAGATGTATTGGCTGTTCCCGGCTCTATTTTCGACGGAGCAAGTGTAGGTACGAACACACTGCTGTTTGAAGGAGCGACACCGGTTCGTTCGTTTGCCGATGTCATGGATGTCATTCAGGGAATGCAATGGATCGGGCAATCCCGTCTCGAGGGATCCGATCGAATCGGTTTCATGGATACGCAGGAAAAGCTGAGTGAACCGTGTGCGCCTGAGCAAAGGAAAATTCTAAGCTTACTCTCAAGCACTGGCATTACCGTGGAAGAATTGTTAAACTGTATGCCAGAACGGTCATTATCTGAACTGCATTTGCAAATGCTGCAGTTGGAGCTGGATGGATACATCATTCGCAAGGGAGAACGGATCTATCCTGCGCGCATTTAATTAAACACCTGGCAGAAAAACGCGAAACGTGTTTGAAGCAAAATTTGGAGCCGGGAGCTTGTTGCAAGTTTGACAGGATATGTATCTAGCCAGTAATATTAGGTGAGCAAAACATCTGAACGGTATTGGAAAGAGGTAGCAGAAAGGAGAGGGGTTTGTGGCTGATTATCTCGTGATCGTTGAATCCCCTGCAAAAGCCAAGACGATTGGTAAATATTTAGGGAAAAAATATATCGTCAAAGCATCTATGGGGCACGTGCGTGATCTGCCGAAAAGCCAACTCGGTGTTGACGTAGAGGATTCCTTCTCTCCCCGTTATATAACGATTCGTGGAAAAGGAAATGTGTTGAAAGAATTAAAAGATTCCAGTAAGAAAGTCAAAGCGATTTATCTGGCTGCCGACCCTGATCGCGAAGGAGAAGCGATTGCATGGCATCTGGCACATTCTCTTGATATTGATGCACAAGAGCCTTGCCGCGTGGTGTTTAACGAAATTACGAAGCAAGCAGTCAAAGACGCTTTTCAACAGCCTCGAAAGATCAATATGGACTTGGTAAACGCACAACAAGCGAGGAGGATATTGGATCGCCTGGTCGGATATCAAATCAGTCCTCTCTTGTGGAAAAAAATCCGCAAAGGGTTAAGCGCCGGACGGGTGCAATCGGTAGCAGTTCGACTGATTGTCGATCGAGAGCAAGAAATTCGTGCGTTCAACCCGGAAGAATATTGGACGGTCACAGCGCAATTTAAAGAGCAAGGGCAAACATTTACTGCTGCGTTTTATGGATATGGAAAGAAGAAAACTCCATTGCCTTCCCGTGCGGAAGTGGATCAGTTATTGGAAGCGATTCGCGATCAGGAATTTTTCATTGAAGATGTGAAAAAGACGGAGCGCAGGCGCAATCCGTCGCCACCGTTCACAACGAGCAGTCTGCAGCAGGAAGCAGCTCGAAAGTTGAATTTTCGGGCCGCAAAAACGATGCAAGTCGCCCAACAGTTGTACGAAGGTCTTGATATTGGGGCGCTTGGAACGGTTGGTTTGATTACGTATATGCGTACAGATTCGACGCGGATTTCAACGCTTGCACAAGAAGAAGCAAAGGAATTTATCATCAGCGAGTACGGGCAGGATTTTTATCCGGCGACTTTACGCCAATATTCTACGAAAAGTGGAGCGCAAGATGCCCATGAGGCGATTCGCCCGACATCTGTATTGCATACGCCGGAAACGGTGAAGCCGTATTTAAGCCGCGATCAGCTTCGATTGTACAAACTGATTTGGGATCGGTTCGTAGCAAGTCAAATGGCTTCTGCTGTTCTTGATACGATGTCTGTTGATATGCGGATTGGAGAAGCCTTATTCCGCGCTACCGGATCGAAAATCAAGTTTCCCGGATTTATGTCTCTATATATAGAAGGAACAGATGAAAGCGAAGAGGAACAGGGATATTTACCCGATCTTCAGCCGCAACAACGATTAAAGCCGAATCAAATTGAGCCCAAGCAGCATTTTACGCAGCCGCCTCCGCGCTATACGGAAGCCCGCCTTGTGAAGACGATGGAAGAGTTGGGGATTGGCCGACCGAGCACGTATGCCCCCACGTTAGACACCATTCAGAAGCGCGGATATGCATTAATGGAAGATAAAAAACTTGTGCCGACAGAGCTGGGCGAGATTGTTGTCGATATCTTAAAAGAATTTTTTCCGCAAATTATTGATGTGGAATTTACAGCCAATATGGAGAAAAACCTGGATGGTGTGGAAGATGGCGACGTAGACTGGGTTGCCGTGCTCGACCATTTTTACAAAGACTTCCAAGATGACCTTGCAGTGGCTGAGAAAGAAATGGAAAAAATTCAAGTGCAAGAAGAATTGGCAGACGAAGCATGTGAAAAATGCGGTCGGCAAATGGTATACAAGCACGGTCGCTTTGGAAAATTTTTGGCTTGCCCAGGTTTTCCGGAATGCAGAAATACCAAACCGATTTTGAAAGAAGTTGGAGTCCCTTGTCCGAAATGTGGCGGTGATCTTGTTGAGCGGAAGGGGAAACGGCGGAAAATATTTTATGGTTGTAAAAACTATCCGGAATGTGATTATATTCTGTGGGATCCGCCAGCCAATCGCAGTTGCCCGACCTGTAAGTCCCCTCTTGTAAAAAAGAAGATTGCAAAAGGTGCGGACAAAGGCAAAACGTTAATCAAATGCTCCAACGAATCTTGCGAGTATACAGAATTGGAACCGACGGGGCAAGCGTGATGTTTGCCTCCTTTTCGATTGGAGGATACAGGTAGTGTGTAAGCAAAAAAACGTAATTGTGATCGGTGCCGGTCTGGCAGGTTCGGAAGCCGCTTGGCAGTTGGCAAAGCGGAACATTCCGGTGACTTTGTATGAAATGCGGCCGGAACGCAAGACGCCGGCACATCGATCGGATCAATTTGCCGAGCTTGTCTGCAGCAATTCATTGCGTGCAGCCGGTATTACAAATGCAGTCGGTTTGTTAAAAGAGGAAATGCGCACATTGGATTCTCTCATTATGAAGGCTGCCGATCGACATGCAGTCCCGGCAGGCGGTGCGCTTGCCGTCGACCGAGAAGCGTTTTCCGCGGCAGTCACGCAACTGTTGAGCGATCATCCGAATATACGGGTGGTGCGTTCGGAACTGCATGAAATTCCTGTTTCCGAAGACAATATTGTCGTTGTAGCCACTGGTCCGTTGACTTCCCCGGACCTGAGCCGATCGATTCAAGCGTTGACGGGCAGCGAATACTTTTATTTTTATGATGCCGCAGCGCCGATTGTCCTGAAAGAAACGATCGATTTTGACAAAGTGTATATGGCGTCACGCTATGGAAAAGGAGAAGCGGCATATATCAATTGTCCCATGGACGAAAACCAATTTCAGGACTTTTACGAAGCGCTGACGACAGCAGAAACCGTACCGCTGAAAGAATTTGAGAAGGAAATTTTCTTTGAAGGGTGTATGCCGATTGAAGTCATGGCAAAGCGCGGCAAGCAGACGATGTTGTTTGGACCGTTAAAGCCTGTGGGTTTGCCTGACCCGAAGACGGGAAAAATTCCTCATGCGGTGATTCAGTTGCGGCAAGATAACGCTGCTGCTACTTTATATAATATTGTAGGATTTCAAACACATTTAAAATGGGGCGACCAGGCGCGCGTGTTTCGGATGATTCCGGGACTCGAACAAGCGGAATTTGCCCGGTACGGTGTGATGCATCGAAACACGTACATCAATTCGCCGAAAGTATTGCAACAGACCTATCAATTGAAGGCACAGCCGAATATTTTCTTTGCCGGACAAATTACCGGCGTAGAAGGGTATGTGGAATCGGCAGCGGCAGGGTTGATCGCCGGTTTGAATGCGGCGCGCCTTTACTATGGTCAAGACGTTTTGACATTCCCCAGAGATACGAGCATTGGCTCATTGGCATACTACATAACGCATGCGTCGGTTGACAGTTTCCAGCCGATGAATGCAACATTTGGTTTGCTGCCGCCGCTCTCAGAAAGAATTCGCGACAAAAAACAAAAAAACGAACGAATTGCCAAGAACGCTCTAGATTCTTTGCAACAATTTATGAAACATGAGAGCGTTGAATCCTTCATATAGGTGTATATAGAATAGGTGTTAGCATGTAGTTGCGATTCATAACTGTGAAAATATAGGAGGTATACGATGGAACAGGCATTTCACGCAACCACAATTTTTGCTGTTCGTCGCGATGGAGTTTGCGCGATGGCGGGTGATGGACAAGTGACGTTCGGCAATGCAATGGTCATGAAACACAATGCCAAAAAAGTTCGGCGCTTATATAAAGGGCAAGTGGTGGCCGGCTTTGCCGGGTCTGTTGCCGATGCATTTACGCTATTTGAAAAATTTGAAGCCCGTTTAGAGGAATATCATGGAAATTTACAACGTTCAGCCGTTGAATTGGCGAAAGAATGGCGGATGGATAAAGTCTTGCGCAGGCTTGAAGCAATGCTGATCGTAATGAACAAAGATACGTTGCTATTGATTTCCGGCAATGGAGAAGTGATTGAACCGGATGACGATGTTGTAGCAATCGGCTCGGGCGGCAGTTATGCTTTATCGGCAGGGCGTGCCCTTGTCAGGCATTCGGATTTGAAAGCGCCGGAGATTGCCAAGGAAGCGTTGGCGATCGCGGCCGAAATCTGTGTCTATACGAATGATCATATCATAGTAGAAGTGATCGAATAGGGGGGATTGGAATGGAAAAGTCATTGGCACCGCGGCAAATTGTAGAGCAACTGGACAAATACATCGTAGGCCAAAAAGCGGCTAAAAAAGCGGTGGCTGTTGCATTGCGCAATCGTTACCGCCGCAGCAAGCTGTCGCCTGATATGCGGGATGAAGTGACACCGAAAAATATATTGATGATCGGGCCGACGGGTGTAGGGAAAACGGAAATTGCCAGGCGTCTGGCAAAACTCGTCGGAGCGCCGTTCGTAAAAGTGGAAGCGACAAAATTTACGGAAGTTGGATACGTAGGACGAGATGTTGAAGCAATGGTTCGGGATTTGGTAGAGACGGCGATTCGAATCGTAAAGCTGGAACGGATGGAAGGCGTCCGGGCGAAAGCGGAAGCGTTGGCGGAAGAGCGATTGGTACAGCTTCTTGTCCCGAATCCTGTGCAGCCGAAAAGTTTTAAAAATCCGTTGGAAATGTTGTTTCAATCAGGCGGCAATCCCCAGCAAGAATCAGCGCCGGAAACGGATTCCCTGCGGGCAGAGCGGGCCTTGGCAAGAAAACAACTGGCAAACGGGGATTTTGAAGACAAAGTGATCGAAATCGAAGTGGAGGAAACGAGCTCAGCCGCACTTGATTTCTTGCCAGGCTTGAATCAAGGGGAAATGGGCATCAACTTGCAAGAAATGTTAGGCAACATGATGCCTAAAAAAACTCGCAAACGCAAACTCACCGTCGCGGAAGCAAGGCAAGTGTTGATTCAAGAGGAAGCTTCCAAATTGATCGACATGGATGAAGTAACAGCCGAATCGGTACGGCGGGCAGAACAGTCGGGCATCATTTTTATCGATGAGATCGACAAAATTGCCGGTCGGGAACGGTCCGGTCCGGATGTATCGAGAGAAGGCGTACAAAGAGATATTCTTCCGATTGTCGAGGGATCGACTGTTATGACGAAATACGGCGCGGTAAAAACGGATCATATTTTATTTATTGCCGCTGGTGCATTCCACATTTCCAAACCGTCAGATTTGATCCCGGAATTGCAGGGCCGTTTTCCCATTCGTGTAGAACTGCAAAGCTTGACAGCCGATGATTTTGAACGGATCCTGACAGAACCAAAAAATGCGCTGCTCAAGCAATACTCCGCGCTGCTTGCAACAGAACAAGTCACATTGGAATTTACGCCGGACGCCATTC
Above is a window of Fodinisporobacter ferrooxydans DNA encoding:
- a CDS encoding ribonuclease HII, translating into MVHDRLQIPIAKIRQQLTTMHAGKTWDRSFIEQLEVDSRESVRKLAATFKKRMDKQEQEYARISGMIQFDQSYRESHGSHVAGIDEAGRGCLAGPVVAAAVILPVGIYIDGLNDSKQMSPLLRESVYDEILAHAVSYGIGIVSADDIDAYNILQATYEAMRQAIGQLSVVPDVLLNDAVQIPEVSIQQISILQGDAKSFSIAAASVLAKVTRDRLMREYSIQYPEYGFSKHVGYGTSEHIAALRTYGPCPIHRLTFAKVTE
- a CDS encoding YraN family protein, producing the protein MIHIKNKRSFGKLGETIAKNYLENKGYQILSVNWRCKIGEIDLIACQDRYLVFVEVKSRTSTRFGSPAEAVDVHKQGRIRKLAEWYLAENSQIRFDSLRFDVIGIQMHNGSTQIRHYEGAF
- a CDS encoding YneF family protein yields the protein MVWIVGVVALLIGLGLGFAGGVWFLKRQLTNMQFDDKQIAQMAKRMGMNLNPKQLQQVSKQMKNMKFK
- the pssA gene encoding CDP-diacylglycerol--serine O-phosphatidyltransferase, which translates into the protein MIRSIPHLFTLGNLVCGVFAITFTMNNLYVSAAVLILFAVICDYFDGKIARRLKLNSEFGVELDSLADLVSFGVAPALIIHTQNGPGILTTLALILFPVCGALRLARFNTKPTHGYFEGIPITFAGTVIAALSFINFAYPIVAICLSVLMISRFRIPKF
- a CDS encoding YifB family Mg chelatase-like AAA ATPase codes for the protein MFTQTLGITLDGVDGLLVNVEVDVHPGLPMFSIVGLPDSSVRESKDRVRAAILNSGYDFPMQRITVNLAPADNKKEGSCLDLAIAIGILVATGQIPQQTEQMAIIGELSLDGTTRKTHGSLPQTIAAIQAGIRKLAISTDSIVELEMFQTYLDTIELVPVTSLAELANHMSGKQQIKINSRVLEPLKDDDIPIKMDLQDVRGQVLAKRALEISAAGGHNLLLIGPPGCGKSMIANRIRGILPKLTNQEALHVNQLYSVALPQIRSQRMLRERPFRAPHHSISIAGLVGGGVPPQPGEITLAHHGVLFLDELPEFPKSTLDHLRQPLENGTITISRARYQYTLPSMFQLLAAMNPCPCGFYQSANLCRCSLQQIKRYQSRISGPLLDRFHMYIWMTPELGTTGQLDSPIDSSSSGESSATVRKRVEQAFEIQTKRNSDGFTNAMTGPESLSDWPIAANALDLWEQTTILRKLSARSREQVIRVARTIADLAERNTIEMKDVAESLQYTDSASLPLLYV
- the sucC gene encoding ADP-forming succinate--CoA ligase subunit beta, with amino-acid sequence MNIHEYQGKQVLKQYGVAVPEGNVAFTVEEAVEAAKALGGKAVVKAQIHAGGRGKAGGVKLARSLDEVKQYAEQLLGMTLVTHQTGPEGKVVKRLLVEQLSDIKKEYYIGLVVDRKTQRVVMMASEEGGTEIEEVAANTPEKIFREVIDPAAGLLPFQARKLAYAINIPNELVNKAVKFMTALYRAFVDKDCSIAEINPLVVTGDGNVLALDAKLNFDSNALYRHSDILELRDLDEEDAKEIEASKFGLSYIALEGNIGCMVNGAGLAMATMDTIKYFGGQPANFLDVGGGATTEKVTEAFKIILSDPNVKGILVNIFGGIMKCDVIANGVVEAAKQVGLDRPLVVRLEGTNVDLGKKILNESGLNIVAAESLADAAKRIVELVK
- the sucD gene encoding succinate--CoA ligase subunit alpha, translating into MSILINKDTKVITQGITGSTGLFHTKQAVEYGTKMVGGVTPGKGGTEVEGIPVFNTVEEAVQATGATVSVIYVPPAFAADSIMEAVDAELDLVICITEGIPVMDMVKVRKYMEGKKTRLIGPNCPGVITPGECKIGIMPGYIHQPGHVGVVSRSGTLTYEAVHQLTTSGIGQSTAVGIGGDPVNGTNFIDVLKLYNEDPDTYAVIMIGEIGGTAEEEAAEWIRDNMTKPVVGFIAGATAPPGKRMGHAGAIISGGKGTAAEKIAAMESCGIRVAPTPSEMGSTLVQVLQERGLLEKCKTK